The following coding sequences are from one Canis lupus baileyi chromosome 19, mCanLup2.hap1, whole genome shotgun sequence window:
- the TIMM29 gene encoding mitochondrial import inner membrane translocase subunit Tim29 has protein sequence MATAALKRLWSRNREGSGGPAAAKPGVWARLGAWARVLLRDYAEACGDAAAAARARPWRAAVYAGLLGGAAACCALAPSEAAFEEALLDASGILLLLAPATRNRASEDCVQRLLWLRGRGRLRHVNLGLCALVYEAPVDAQASLYQARCRYLQPRWADFPDRILDVGFVGRWWVLAARMRDCDINDEEFQHLPAHLRVVGPHQLHSETNERLFDEKYKPVVLTDDQVDQALWEEQVLQKEKKDKLALSQADSLVRSEVPR, from the exons ATGGCGACGGCCGCTCTGAAGAGATTGTGGTCCCGAAACCGTGAAGGATCTGGTGGCCCGGCGGCCGCGAAGCCGGGCGTGTGGGCGCGGCTGG GCGCCTGGGCCCGCGTGCTGCTCCGAGACTACGCCGAGGCTTGCggggacgcggcggcggcggcgcgggcccggCCCTGGCGGGCGGCCGTGTACGCGGGGCTGCTGGGGGGCGCGGCGGCCTGCTGCGCGCTGGCGCCCAGCGAGGCGGCCTTCGAGGAGGCGCTGCTCGACGCGTCGGGCATCCTCCTGCTGCTGGCCCCCGCCACGCGCAACCGCGCCTCCGAGGACTGTGTGCAGCGGCTGCTCTGGCTGCGGGGGCGCGGCCGCCTCCGCCACGTGAACCTGGGCCTCTGCGCGCTCGTGTACGAGGCGCCCGTCGACGCCCAGGCCAGCCTCTACCAGGCTCGCTGCCGCTACCTGCAGCCCCGTTGGGCCGACTTCCCGGACCGGATCCTGGACGTGGGCTTCGTGGGCCGCTGGTGGGTGCTGGCCGCCCGGATGCGCGACTGCGACATCAACGACGAGGAGTTCCAGCACCTGCCGGCCCATCTGCGCGTCGTCGGACCCCATCAGCTGCATTCTGAGACGAACGAGCGCCTCTTCGACGAGAAGTACAAGCCCGTCGTGCTCACAGACGATCAGGTTGACCAGGCGCTGTGGGAAGAGCAGGTgttgcagaaggagaagaaggacaAACTCGCCCTGAGCCAGGCCGACTCCCTGGTGCGGTCGGAGGTCCCCAGATGA
- the YIPF2 gene encoding protein YIPF2 isoform X2, with protein sequence MAAADELAFHEFEEASSLLAETPDAATTSGRGQLAPQGHVAVEVDSGGIYGSEEAEESDKTALLQEEKQQPGFWTFSYYQSFFDVDTSQVLDRIRGSLLPRPGHNFVRHHLRNRPDLYGPFWICATLAFVLAITGNLTLVLAQRRDPSIHYSPQFHKVTVAGVTIYCYVWLVPLALWGFLRWRKGVRERMGPYTFLETVCIYGYSLFVFIPTVVLWLIPVPWLQWLFGVMALVLSAASLVFTLWPVVREDTRLVAAVLLSTVVLLHALLAVGCKFYFFQPLPLEHLALPAQATSLPANLLLPPTSRPKAT encoded by the exons ATGGCAGCGGCCGACGAGCTGGCCTTCCACG AGTTCGAGGAAGCTTCTAGTCTGCTGGCGGAGACCCCAGATGCGGCCACCACGAGTGGCCGCGGTCAGCTGGCCCCACAGGGGCACGTGGCGGTGGAGGTGGACTCGGGTGGTATCTACGGATCTGAGGAGGCTGAGGAGAGTGACAAGACTGCG CTCctgcaggaggagaagcagcagcccGGATTCTGGACCTTTAGCTACTATCAGAGCTTCTTTGACGTGGACACATCCCAG GTCCTGGACCGAATCAGAGGCTCACTGCTGCCCCGGCCTGGCCACAACTTTGTACGGCACCATCTGCGGAATCGGCCAGACCTGTATG GCCCCTTCTGGATCTGTGCCACGCTGGCTTTCGTCTTGGCCATCACTGGCAATCTGACGCTGGTGCTGGCCCAGAGGAGGGACCCCTCGATCCACTACAGCCCCCAGTTCCACAAGG TGACTGTGGCTGGCGTCACCATCTACTGCTATGTTTGGCTGGTGCCGTTGGCGCTGTGGGGCTTCCTGCGGTGGCGGAAGGGTGTCCGGGAGCGCATGGGGCCTTACACCTTCCTGGAGACCGTGTGCATCTACGGCTACTCCCTCTTTGTCTTCATCCCCACCGTG GTCCTGTGGCTCATTCCGGTCCCCTGGCTGCAGTGGCTCTTTGGGGTCATGGCCCTGGTGCTGTCAGCCGCCAGCCTGGTGTTTACCCTCTGGCCTGTTGTCCGAGAGGACACCAGATTGGTGGCTGCGGTGCTGCTCTCAACTGTCGTGCTGCTCCATGCCCTCCTGGCCGTGGGCTGTAAG ttttatttcttccagccCCTGCCTCTGGAGCACCTGGCACTGCCGGCCCAGGCCACGTCTCTGCCTGCGAACCTCTTGCTGCCACCCACGTCGAGGCCTAAGGCCACTTAG
- the YIPF2 gene encoding protein YIPF2 isoform X1: MAAADELAFHEFEEASSLLAETPDAATTSGRGQLAPQGHVAVEVDSGGIYGSEEAEESDKTALLQEEKQQPGFWTFSYYQSFFDVDTSQVLDRIRGSLLPRPGHNFVRHHLRNRPDLYGPFWICATLAFVLAITGNLTLVLAQRRDPSIHYSPQFHKVTVAGVTIYCYVWLVPLALWGFLRWRKGVRERMGPYTFLETVCIYGYSLFVFIPTVVLWLIPVPWLQWLFGVMALVLSAASLVFTLWPVVREDTRLVAAVLLSTVVLLHALLAVGCKGPRSSFISSSPCLWSTWHCRPRPRLCLRTSCCHPRRGLRPLRAAEPMGPT; encoded by the exons ATGGCAGCGGCCGACGAGCTGGCCTTCCACG AGTTCGAGGAAGCTTCTAGTCTGCTGGCGGAGACCCCAGATGCGGCCACCACGAGTGGCCGCGGTCAGCTGGCCCCACAGGGGCACGTGGCGGTGGAGGTGGACTCGGGTGGTATCTACGGATCTGAGGAGGCTGAGGAGAGTGACAAGACTGCG CTCctgcaggaggagaagcagcagcccGGATTCTGGACCTTTAGCTACTATCAGAGCTTCTTTGACGTGGACACATCCCAG GTCCTGGACCGAATCAGAGGCTCACTGCTGCCCCGGCCTGGCCACAACTTTGTACGGCACCATCTGCGGAATCGGCCAGACCTGTATG GCCCCTTCTGGATCTGTGCCACGCTGGCTTTCGTCTTGGCCATCACTGGCAATCTGACGCTGGTGCTGGCCCAGAGGAGGGACCCCTCGATCCACTACAGCCCCCAGTTCCACAAGG TGACTGTGGCTGGCGTCACCATCTACTGCTATGTTTGGCTGGTGCCGTTGGCGCTGTGGGGCTTCCTGCGGTGGCGGAAGGGTGTCCGGGAGCGCATGGGGCCTTACACCTTCCTGGAGACCGTGTGCATCTACGGCTACTCCCTCTTTGTCTTCATCCCCACCGTG GTCCTGTGGCTCATTCCGGTCCCCTGGCTGCAGTGGCTCTTTGGGGTCATGGCCCTGGTGCTGTCAGCCGCCAGCCTGGTGTTTACCCTCTGGCCTGTTGTCCGAGAGGACACCAGATTGGTGGCTGCGGTGCTGCTCTCAACTGTCGTGCTGCTCCATGCCCTCCTGGCCGTGGGCTGTAAG GGGCCTCggtccagttttatttcttccagccCCTGCCTCTGGAGCACCTGGCACTGCCGGCCCAGGCCACGTCTCTGCCTGCGAACCTCTTGCTGCCACCCACGTCGAGGCCTAAGGCCACTTAGGGCGGCCGAGCCTATGG GCCCAACATGA
- the CARM1 gene encoding histone-arginine methyltransferase CARM1 isoform X4, whose protein sequence is MSGSGVRDEDVCVFKCSVSRETECSRVGKQSFIITLGCNSVLIQFATPNDFCSFYNILKTCRGHTLERSVFSERTEESSAVQYFQFYGYLSQQQNMMQDYVRTGTYQRAILQNHTDFKDKIVLDVGCGSGILSFFAAQAGARKIYAVEASTMAQHAEVLVKSNNLTERIVVIPGKVEEVSLPEQVDIIISEPMGYMLFNERMLESYLHAKKYLRPGGNMFPTIGDVHLAPFTDEQLYMEQFTKANFWYQPSFHGVDLSALRGAAVDEYFRQPVVDTFDIRILMAKSVKYTVNFLEAKEGDLHRIEIPFKFHMLHSGLVHGLAFWFDVAFIGSIMTVWLSTAPTEPLTHWYQVRCLFQSPLFAKAGDTLSGTCLLIANKRQSYDISIVAQVDQTGSKSSNLLDLKNPFFRYTGTTPSPPPGSHYTSPSENMWNTGSTYNLSSGMAVAGMPTAYDLSSVIAGGSSVGHNNLIPLANTGIVNHTHSRMGSIMSTGIVQGSSGAQGSSGGGSSAHYAVNSQFTMGGPAISMASPMSIPTNTMHYGS, encoded by the exons ATGAAGATGTGTGCGTCTTTAAGTGCTCGGTGTCCCGAGAGACAGAGTGCAGCCGCGTGGGCAAGCAGTCCTTCATCATCACCCTGGGCTGCAACAGTGTCCTCATCCAGTTCGCCACACCAAATG ATTTCTGTTCCTTCTATAATATCCTGAAAACCTGTCGGGGACACACCCTGGAGCGGTCGGTGTTCAGCGAGCGCACAGAGGAGTCCTCTGCCGTGCAGTATTTCCAG TTTTATGGCTACCTGTCCCAGCAGCAGAACATGATGCAGGACTACGTGCGGACGGGCACCTACCAGCGTGCAATCCTGCAGAACCACACAGACTTCAAGGACAAG ATTGTTCTGGACGTTGGCTGCGGCTCTGGGATCCTCTCCTTTTTCGCTGCCCAAGCTGGAGCGAGGAAGATCTATGCGGTGGAGGCCAGCACGATGGCCCAGCACGCCGAG GTCTTGGTGAAGAGTAACAACCTCACTGAGCGCATCGTGGTCATCCCCGGGAAGGTGGAGGAAGTCTCGCTCCCTGAGCAGGTGGACATCATCATTTCCGAGCCTATGGGCTACATGCTCTTCAACGAGCGCATGCTCGAGAGCTACCTCCACGCCAAGAAGTACCTGAGGCCCGGGG GAAACATGTTCCCCACCATTGGTGACGTCCATCTTGCACCCTTCACGGATGAACAGCTCTACATGGAGCAGTTCACCAAGGCCAACTTCTG GTACCAGCCATCCTTCCATGGAGTGGACCTGTCAGCCCTCCGAGGCGCTGCGGTGGACGAGTATTTCCGGCAGCCTGTGGTG GACACATTTGACATCCGGATCCTGATGGCCAAGTCTGTCAAGTACACAGTGAACTTCTTAGAAGCCAAAGAAGGAGATTTGCACAG GATAGAAATCCCATTCAAATTCCACATGCTGCATTCCGGGCTCGTTCACGGTCTGGCTTTCTGGTTCGATGTCGCCTTCATCGGCTCCAT AATGACAGTGTGGCTCTCCACGGCCCCGACGGAGCCCCTGACCCACTGGTACCAGGTCCGGTGCCTGTTCCAGTCACCACTGTTCGCCAAGGCCGGGGACACGCTCTCAGGGACATGTCTGCTTATTGCCAACAAAAG ACAGAGCTATGACATCAGTATTGTGGCCCAGGTAGACCAGACAGGCTCCAAATCCAGTAACCTCCTGGATCTGAAAAACCCCTTCTTCAG ATACACCGGCACGACGCCCTCGCCCCCACCCGGCTCCCACTACACGTCCCCCTCCGAGAACATGTGGAACACGGGCAGCACCTACAACCTCAGCAGCGGGATGGCCGTGGCGG GGATGCCGACCGCCTACGACCTGAGCAGTGTTATCGCCGGCGGCTCCAGCGTGGGCCACAACAACCTGATTCCTTTAG CCAACACGGGGATTGTCAATCACACCCACTCCCGGATGGGCTCCATAATGAGCACGGGGATTGTCCAAG GGTCCTCCGGCGCCCagggcagcagcggcggcggctcCAGCGCCCACTACGCAGTCAACAGCCAGTTCACCATGGGCGGCCCTGCCATCTCCATGGCCTCCCCCATGTCCATCCCGACCAACACCATGCACTATGGGAGCTAG